A single genomic interval of Gossypium raimondii isolate GPD5lz chromosome 11, ASM2569854v1, whole genome shotgun sequence harbors:
- the LOC105761138 gene encoding shaggy-related protein kinase alpha, producing MASVGMVPTSGLRESSTAGVEKLPEEMNDMKIRDDKEMEATVVDGNGTETGHIIVTTIGGRNGQPKQTISYMAERVVGHGSFGVVFQAKCLETGETVAIKKVLQDKRYKNRELQTMRLLDHPNVVALKHCFFSTTEKDELYLNLVLEYVPETVHRVIKHYNKLNQRMPLVYVKLYTYQIFRALSYIHRSIGVCHRDIKPQNLLVNPHTHQVKLCDFGSAKVLVKGEPNISYICSRYYRAPELIFGATEYTTAIDIWSAGCVLAEMLLGQPLFPGESGVDQLVEIIKVLGTPTREEIKCMNPNYTEFKFPQIKAHPWHKIFHRRMPPEAVDLVSRLLQYSPNLRCSALDALIHPFFDELRDPNARLPNGRFLPPLFNFKPHELKGVPEEITAKLIPEHARKQCPSLGL from the exons ATGGCTTCCGTGGGCATGGTGCCTACTTCTGGTTTAAGAGAATCTAGTACTGCCGGTGTTGAGAAGTTACCTGAGGAGATGAACGACATGAAAATCCGAGATGACAAA GAAATGGAAGCAACAGTAGTGGACGGCAACGGGACTGAGACAGGGCATATAATTGTGACAACTATTGGTGGTAGAAATGGGCAGCCAAAACAG ACGATAAGTTACATGGCTGAACGTGTGGTTGGACATGGATCATTTGGAGTTGTCTTCCAG GCAAAGTGCTTGGAGACGGGTGAAACTGTTGCTATAAAGAAGGTTCTTCAAGATAAGAGGTACAAGAACCGTGAGCTGCAAACAATGCGACTTCTTGACCACCCAAATGTTGTGGCTTTGAAACATTGCTTTTTTTCAACAACTGAGAAGGATGAACTTTACcttaatttggtacttgagtaTGTACCTGAAACTGTTCATCGTGTAATCAAGCACTATAACAAGTTGAACCAAAGGATGCCGTTGGTATATGTTAAGCTTTATACATACCAG ATATTTAGAGCTTTGTCTTACATCCACCGCAGCATTGGTGTGTGTCATCGGGACATCAAACCGCAAAACCTTTTG GTAAATCCGCATACTCATCAAGTTAAACTGTGTGATTTTGGAAGTGCGAAAGTTTTG GTGAAAGGGGAACCAAATATATCCTACATCTGCTCAAGGTATTATAGAGCACCTGAGCTAATATTTGGAGCAACCGAGTACACTACAGCTATTGACATCTGGTCTGCTGGTTGTGTCCTTGCTGAAATGTTACTTGGACAG CCTTTGTTTCCTGGTGAGAGTGGGGTCGACCAGCTTGTTGAGATTATTAAG gtCTTGGGCACTCCAACCCGAGAAGAAATTAAGTGCATGAATCCTAATTATACAGAGTTCAAATTCCCTCAGATTAAGGCTCACCCATGGCACAAG ATATTCCATAGGCGTATGCCTCCTGAAGCTGTTGATTTGGTGTCAAGATTACTCCAATACTCCCCGAATCTCCGATGTTCTGCT CTAGATGCCTTGATCCATCCTTTCTTTGACGAGTTGCGTGATCCAAATGCCCGCTTGCCAAACGGCCGTTTCTTGCCGCCATTGTTTAACTTCAAACCTCATG AACTGAAAGGCGTTCCGGAGGAGATAACAGCGAAACTGATACCGGAGCATGCAAGAAAGCAATGTCCATCACTTGGATTGTGA